A segment of the Entomomonas moraniae genome:
ATTTTTAGTTCGCTCTTTATGAACAAATAGATGATGATGCCCCTGTGCCGCTACTTGAGGCAAATGCGTTACGGTTAAAACTTGACCTTTCTCACCTAATTTACGCAGTAATTTACCTACTATTTCAGCAGTAGGTCCTCCAATCCCTACATCCACCTCATCAAAAACTAAAGTTGGAACACGAGAGGTTTGAGCAGTAATCACTTGAATGGCTAAACTGATTCGAGAGAGCTCACCACCTGATGCCACTTTGCTCAATGCTCGAACTGGCTGACCCGGATTACCACTAACTAAAAACTCTATTGTTTCTAAGCCCTGTACAGAAGGCTCTGATAAATCCATTTCTTTTAAAACAATATTAAACAAGCCCCCTGGCATACCAAGGGTCTGCATTTCTTTTTGAACTGCCTTAGCCAATGATTCAGCTGCTTTTTTACGTTGTGCCGATAGCTGAATAGCTAATTTTTGATAATCCTTCCCTAGCTTTTCTAAATTCTCATATAAGGTTTCTAATTGCTCATCTCCTGATTCGATACTCGCCAATTCTTCTTGTAATTGCTGAGTTAATACGTGGAGCTCATTAGGCTGAACATGATGTTTTCTAGCAAGACTATAAATCGTATCTAAACGATCCTCCACTTGTTGTTGACGTTGTGGGTCTGCATCAAAATGATCAACAAAGTGATTAATTTCTGTAATGGCTTCTTCCAATTGAATTTGTGCATTACTTAACATCATCGTAGCTTCTGACAAACCATCAATTGGTTCTTTAAAACTACTTAAACGGCGAACACTGGCACCAAGCACAGATAAAATATTTGCCTCATCATTGGCACACATATCCAATACTTGCTGACAAGCGCTTAAAATACTGTCTGACTGACTTAAGTTCTTTTGCTCAGTCTCTAACAGCTCAACCTCATTCTCAGCCAAAGCTAGTTTTTCTAACTCATCTAACTGATAACTTAATAATTGCTGTTTAGCTTGTTGCTCGGCACTATTGCTAGATAGATTATGTGTTTTTTGCTGCAATTGTTTCCACTGTAAGGCTGTGTGCTTAACCTTATCTGCTAAGGCAGTACTCCCGGCGTAATCATCTAATAACTGGCGATGAGTCTCTAATTTTAACAGTGACTGATGTTCATGCTGGCTATGAATATCAATCAAAAACTCACCCAATAACTTTAATTGGCCTAAAGGACAAGGAGTTCCGTTAATATAGCCTCGCGAACGGCCATCTTTATTAATCACACGTCGTAATAAGCATAAATCATCATTGGCCAAATCATGCTCAATTAACCATGCTTTAGCTTCAGGAATATGGGTTAAATCAAAACTGGCTAAAATATCTGCCTTATCCGCACCTTGACGTATCACACTATTATCACAACGATCACCTAAAGCAATACCTAATGCATCTAGCATAATAGATTTACCAGCACCTGTTTCACCTGTAATGACCGTCATTCCCGACATCAACTCCAAGTCCAGATACTCAACAATTGCGTAATTTCGAATAGCAAGATGCGTTAACATAACTGATTAGCCTTTCTCTATTTTTAACTTATCTATTATAAGCCATTAACAAATAAAACGTGATCTATCCCCCCATTATTCTTGAGTAAATGTTAAAATAAATGAGGTAATTTACAGATTAGAGATCAAAACGTGAAAAAATTTAGAGGCCGATTCGCTGTAGGATTTATCCGTTTATTAGCATTACTTCCATGGGGAGGCGTACAAAGAGTAGGTGGCTTTGTAGGACTCCTTATGTGGATATTTCCTAATCGCTCTAAGCAAGTCGCATTAATCAATCTCGCTAAATGTTTTCCTGAGCTATCGCCCAAAGAAATCCATAAACTAGCCAAGCAAACCCTTATCAATCAAGGAAAAACTATGGCAGAAAGTGCCTGTGCTTGGTGCTGGCCACCTGAAAAAACCCTAAAATACATAAAGCAAGTAGAAGGTTTAGAGTTTTTAAAAAATGCTATTGAGTCTGGTAAAGGTGCTGTAGGCATTACAAGCCATCTAGGTAATTGGGAAATTCTTAATCATTATTACTCTAGCTATTGTAACCCTGTTATTTTCTATCGTCCCCCAAAATTAAAAGAGCTTGATGAATTCTTAAAAAAGCGCCGTGTACAAATGGGCAATCGGGTAGCTCCCTCAACCAAAGAAGGTATCTTAAGTGTTATTAAAGAAATACGTAGAGGTGGTTGTGCGGGTATACCAGCAGACCCGGAGCCCTCTCGCTCATCTGGAGTATTCGTTCCCTTTTTCGCAACCCAAGCGCTAACCAGTAAATTTGTACCCAGCATGGTCACAGAAAAAAAAGCGATTGCGTTTGTTGGGCACGCCATCCGCTTAGATGACGGTTCTGGTTACAAAGTCATTTTTGAAGAAGCACCAGAGACCATCTATAGCAAAGACCTTACAGAAGGTACAGAAACCATGGGGCAAATTATTGAAAACTGTGTAAAACGTTGGCCTACACAATATATGTGGAGCATGAAGCGATTTAAACAGCGCCCAGAAGGAGAAGCCCGCTGGTATTAAAACATAACAACTAAACAAACTAATCAAACAAAAAGGAATCATAATGTCTTTAAGTGATATTTTATCTCAATACACAAAACTGGCCGGTCAACTTTCTGGTGAAAGTCAGGGCTCTGGACTTTTAGGCATGGCTAAAAGCTTAATCGGTAATGAAGCAGCCAGTACATTGATCCAAAAGTTTTTAACTAACTTGTCTCCTGATATTATTCAAAAGCTATCGGCTCTTAAGGTATTAGGTGATAGTTCTACGCCGCAACCTAACTCATCAGAAAGCTTCATTGATTTATTCAAAACTCTTTCAGAAAAATTTACCAACCAAGACACTAACCAACAAGTTGCTGATCTTGCGAAACCCGACAATGCTAATCTTGTTGGTAAAGCGCTTGATATTGCAAAAAGCTTAGGAATCAATTTAGATAACCTTATCTAAATCATAGGTAATTAATAATTTGCAGGTCTATAATCAAGTGTTATAAACAATAGACCTGCAAACTTTCATCTATTGCTTAAAGCGCTCAAAAGTAATAATACTGCGTGTTTCTCCTTTATCAGCCCAATTAGGCATTACACGCCATGGAGTTAATACTTGTAGCTTATCGCCTTCTATTTTAAACTGACGAGCTTGCTCCGTACCTACCCATGCAGGGTTCCAAGCAACCTGTACAGAAGTAATCCACTTATCGCCTTCTATTCTATAAGCGCCTGCATAAGCAACCATTGTATCAAGTAATTTTGCTTTTTCTTCGGTTGTTGTAGCTGGCTTACGATCATCGCCTGTTAACATAAACCATGTACGTCCCTCGGGAGTAAAGATAGTATATCCAGAAGGATGAGCACCCATTGGAGGGAATTTTTCTCCTGTAGCTTTTACTTCAATATTATAAGAAACTAGTTGCCAAATACCCTGTATCTGCTTTGCATTATCTCCAGCAAATGCTGGGCGAAAAGCTGTAAAAATGATGATAGATGCAATAAATAAAACTCTTTTGATGGTCATAATTTGCTTCCTATTCTCAATTACTTTTAGTTAAATTAACCTAATAATAAAGCCTTTAGGTTAAAAGATAATATAATAAATAGATATAGCCCACCACTATTAGACGTGGTGAACTATAAATTGCTTAATAGATCTATTTGTAAACATCATCAATAATTTGTACTGACTTTTCTTTCAATGCTTTATCAATCCAAGAATAATCACGACTTCCATTCGTAATTTGCTCAATTAACTTAGCCTCTCCTGCATTTTTTTTCATTGATTGTTCAAGTACATATTGTGCAGATTGTGGCTCTATAACAACAACCCCATCATCATCACCAACAAGAATATCTCCAGGACGCACAACAACACCGCCAACACTAATAGGTGTATTTATTTCACCAGGGCCATCTTTATATGGACCTGCAGGTGTAATACCCGCGGCATACACAGGAATATCTGTTTGTTTAGCAAGATAATCTGAATCGCGAACAGCACCATCAACAACAATACCACCAAGTTTTCTTTGAATAGCCGTACGAACCATCTGTTCGCCTATAATAGCATTATCTAACTTACCCTCTGCGTCAATCACTATAATATCGCCAGGCTGAGCCATACTTATAGCTTTATGCGCCATTAAATTATCGTCAGACCTCACCTTAA
Coding sequences within it:
- a CDS encoding RraA family protein, with the translated sequence MKQNNMKCKIFLSVMVTCFSVFSIAQENTASNVGFRIFTKVNRPDPKLVEGFHNIPVANIADMMNRTKVMDARIKKINKNNLLGPAFTVKVRSDDNLMAHKAISMAQPGDIIVIDAEGKLDNAIIGEQMVRTAIQRKLGGIVVDGAVRDSDYLAKQTDIPVYAAGITPAGPYKDGPGEINTPISVGGVVVRPGDILVGDDDGVVVIEPQSAQYVLEQSMKKNAGEAKLIEQITNGSRDYSWIDKALKEKSVQIIDDVYK
- a CDS encoding lysophospholipid acyltransferase; this translates as MKKFRGRFAVGFIRLLALLPWGGVQRVGGFVGLLMWIFPNRSKQVALINLAKCFPELSPKEIHKLAKQTLINQGKTMAESACAWCWPPEKTLKYIKQVEGLEFLKNAIESGKGAVGITSHLGNWEILNHYYSSYCNPVIFYRPPKLKELDEFLKKRRVQMGNRVAPSTKEGILSVIKEIRRGGCAGIPADPEPSRSSGVFVPFFATQALTSKFVPSMVTEKKAIAFVGHAIRLDDGSGYKVIFEEAPETIYSKDLTEGTETMGQIIENCVKRWPTQYMWSMKRFKQRPEGEARWY
- the recN gene encoding DNA repair protein RecN — translated: MLTHLAIRNYAIVEYLDLELMSGMTVITGETGAGKSIMLDALGIALGDRCDNSVIRQGADKADILASFDLTHIPEAKAWLIEHDLANDDLCLLRRVINKDGRSRGYINGTPCPLGQLKLLGEFLIDIHSQHEHQSLLKLETHRQLLDDYAGSTALADKVKHTALQWKQLQQKTHNLSSNSAEQQAKQQLLSYQLDELEKLALAENEVELLETEQKNLSQSDSILSACQQVLDMCANDEANILSVLGASVRRLSSFKEPIDGLSEATMMLSNAQIQLEEAITEINHFVDHFDADPQRQQQVEDRLDTIYSLARKHHVQPNELHVLTQQLQEELASIESGDEQLETLYENLEKLGKDYQKLAIQLSAQRKKAAESLAKAVQKEMQTLGMPGGLFNIVLKEMDLSEPSVQGLETIEFLVSGNPGQPVRALSKVASGGELSRISLAIQVITAQTSRVPTLVFDEVDVGIGGPTAEIVGKLLRKLGEKGQVLTVTHLPQVAAQGHHHLFVHKERTKNSTQTAVSLLDQTQRIEEVARMLGGVDLTKESLAHAEKLLQDSQK
- a CDS encoding lipocalin-like domain-containing protein, coding for MTIKRVLFIASIIIFTAFRPAFAGDNAKQIQGIWQLVSYNIEVKATGEKFPPMGAHPSGYTIFTPEGRTWFMLTGDDRKPATTTEEKAKLLDTMVAYAGAYRIEGDKWITSVQVAWNPAWVGTEQARQFKIEGDKLQVLTPWRVMPNWADKGETRSIITFERFKQ